A DNA window from Mytilus edulis chromosome 14, xbMytEdul2.2, whole genome shotgun sequence contains the following coding sequences:
- the LOC139504096 gene encoding uncharacterized protein, with amino-acid sequence MDTLQTILTEIEAIINDRPLTYVSPNIEDEEPLTPSHLLYGRIITLTPYPQPNIEYIAVNSGKQELHKHLNKQLSLMEHFWNRWKSEYITTLREFHCQTGNNLQTIQVGDVVQVQDNKLPKNRWNIAVVDELITGNDGFTRAAIIRTSAGRTSRPIVKLYPLEIRTNINNLDDKNDDTSNSTERLTRVLPKREASVRARENIKKWTTKK; translated from the coding sequence ATGGATACACTTCAAACAATTCTGACAGAAATAGAAGCCATCATTAATGATAGACCATTGACCTACGTATCACCGAATATTGAAGACGAGGAGCCGTTAACTCCGTCACACTTACTGTACGGAAGAATAATAACTTTAACGCCGTATCCACAACCGAATATTGAGTACATTGCCGTGAATAGTGGAAAACAAGAACTGCATAAACATTTGAATAAACAGTTGAGTTTAATGGAGCATTTTTGGAACCGGTGGAAATCCGAGTATATAACGACGCTAAGAGAGTTTCATTGCCAAACAGGAAACAATTTACAAACTATTCAAGTTGGAGATGTAGTGCAAGTCCAAGATAATAAATTACCGAAAAACCGATGGAACATTGCCGTTGTTGATGAATTGATCACAGGAAACGATGGTTTTACACGAGCAGCTATAATACGAACTAGTGCAGGACGTACTTCACGTCCTATAGTAAAACTGTACCCGCTCGAAATCcgaacaaacattaacaatttagATGACAAAAATGATGATACTTCAAATTCAACAGAGAGATTGACAAGAGTTCTACCAAAACGAGAGGCATCTGTCCGAGCTCGAGAGAACATCAAGAAATGGACTACCAAAAAGTGA
- the LOC139504097 gene encoding uncharacterized protein: protein MQNTHRDLQSTNNLYNQGFSSVSNSSQNHRLPKLDLLHFDGEILQWQTFWDSYESTIHFNSTLTEIQKFSYLKAQLHGHAAQTIEGFALTNANYTSAVNLLKERFGSPHKIIHAYMKALMELPSPSNDLNSLRRYGDHLETYVRGLECLGQTQEMYGALLVPIIISKLPVETRKNIAREYDSDHITLNNLRKAITQEARVLEAGQFTDREGLHTTATFLTEARNKTQRNFNTNNPRFNAKKRPCIYCTGVHFPGDCTTISDVNERLNIVKQKKKCFNCLGNHGVSECKSRNRCKKCNKKHHTSICGEQATDGKGQDSKEKSTVVSLVKTEEPNHHR from the coding sequence ATGCAAAATACCCATCGTGACTTGCAGTCTACAAATAACTTGTACAACCAAGGATTTTCTTCGGTATCAAATAGCAGTCAAAACCACAGATTACCAAAACTAGATTTACTGCACTTTGATGGGGAAATTTTACAATGGCAAACCTTTTGGGATTCCTATGAGTCAACTATTCATTTCAACAGTACTTTGACCGAGATACAGAAATTTAGTTACTTGAAGGCCCAACTCCATGGCCATGCCGCCCAAACTATTGAAGGTTTCGCACTGACAAATGCCAATTACACTTCAGCCGTCAATTTACTCAAAGAGCGTTTTGGATCGCCCCACAAGATAATTCATGCCTACATGAAAGCTTTAATGGAACTTCCTTCACCGTCAAATGATTTAAACAGCCTAAGAAGGTATGGAGACCACCTAGAAACGTACGTAAGAGGTCTTGAATGTTTGGGTCAAACACAAGAAATGTATGGCGCGCTACTAGTACCTATAATTATTAGTAAACTACCAGTAGAAACGAGAAAAAATATTGCCCGTGAATATGATAGCGATCATATAACTCTAAACAACCTCAGAAAAGCCATCACACAAGAAGCGAGAGTTCTTGAAGCGGGACAATTTACCGACCGCGAAGGTTTACATACTACCGCAACATTTCTGACCGAAGCTCGTAATAAAACTCAGCGaaatttcaatacaaacaatCCACGTTTCAATGCCAAAAAACGTCCATGCATCTACTGCACTGGTGTACATTTTCCGGGAGATTGCACGACAATTTCTGACGTGAATGAAAGACTGAACATcgtaaagcaaaagaaaaaatgtttcaacTGTCTAGGAAACCACGGTGTTTCCGAGTGTAAATCACGTAACCGATGTAAGAAATGCAACAAGAAACATCACACCAGTATTTGCGGGGAACAAGCTACAGATGGAAAAGGACAGGACAGCAAGGAGAAATCAACCGTTGTAAGCTTGGTAAAAACAGAAGAACCGAATCACCATCGCTAA